One region of Arthrobacter sp. StoSoilB22 genomic DNA includes:
- the paaA gene encoding 1,2-phenylacetyl-CoA epoxidase subunit PaaA, with the protein MASQNLQSVPAELSPEEQEREAAGQAYFDRIISEDSRIEPRDWMPAAYRKTLLRQISQHAHSEIIGMQPEANWITRAPSLKRKSILMAKVQDEAGHGLYLYSAAETLGQSRDQMMEDLIAGKARYSSIFNYPTISWADMGAIGWLVDGAAICNQVPLCRASYGPYGRAMVRICKEESFHQRQGFEILLELSNGTPAQKQMAQDAVNRWYAPSLMMFGPPDDDSPNSKQSMAWNIKRFSNDELRSRFVGMMVEQVRVLGLTLPDKDIRFNEETKKWEHGPLDWNEFKEVLAGRGPCNSQRVERRREAHENGAWVREAAVAYARKQAQKENAA; encoded by the coding sequence ATGGCATCGCAGAATCTGCAGTCAGTGCCCGCTGAGCTGTCCCCGGAAGAGCAGGAGCGGGAGGCGGCCGGTCAGGCGTATTTTGATCGCATCATTTCGGAGGACTCGCGCATTGAACCGCGCGACTGGATGCCGGCGGCTTACCGCAAGACTTTGCTGCGCCAGATCTCGCAGCACGCACACTCGGAAATCATCGGCATGCAGCCGGAAGCCAACTGGATCACCAGGGCGCCGAGCTTGAAGCGCAAGTCAATCCTCATGGCCAAAGTTCAGGACGAGGCCGGTCATGGCCTGTACCTCTATTCGGCCGCTGAGACCCTGGGCCAGTCCCGGGACCAGATGATGGAAGACCTGATCGCCGGTAAGGCCCGGTACTCGTCCATCTTCAACTACCCCACGATTTCCTGGGCAGACATGGGAGCCATCGGTTGGCTTGTTGATGGCGCTGCCATCTGCAACCAGGTGCCCTTGTGCCGTGCCTCGTACGGTCCTTACGGTCGCGCAATGGTGCGCATCTGCAAGGAAGAGTCGTTCCACCAGCGCCAGGGTTTCGAAATCCTGCTTGAACTCTCCAACGGCACACCTGCCCAGAAGCAGATGGCCCAGGATGCAGTGAACCGCTGGTACGCACCATCTCTGATGATGTTCGGCCCGCCGGATGACGATTCACCTAACTCCAAGCAATCCATGGCGTGGAACATCAAGCGCTTCAGCAATGACGAGCTGCGCAGCCGGTTCGTGGGCATGATGGTGGAGCAGGTCCGGGTACTCGGCCTGACCCTGCCTGATAAGGACATCCGTTTCAACGAAGAAACCAAGAAGTGGGAGCACGGACCTTTGGACTGGAACGAGTTCAAGGAAGTCCTGGCCGGCCGCGGTCCCTGCAACTCGCAGCGCGTCGAGCGCCGCCGCGAGGCACACGAAAATGGTGCCTGGGTTCGCGAAGCCGCCGTGGCCTACGCCCGCAAGCAAGCACAGAAAGAGAACGCAGCATAA
- a CDS encoding low molecular weight phosphatase family protein, which translates to MESPQPFRILTVCTGNICRSPVAERLLQTGLNQVSPGSFEVRSAGTRAMVGEPIQPLSAQIISTFRGSPDDFAARQLTPRILKETDLVLAMTSKHRGEVLQLDASLLKRTFTVREFARMLAVLENRGDTPPAEDITDFWRALPSRAASVRHLALPSDPADNDVVDPYRRSEEVYHQMEDELAPAILGILRFARLTAPA; encoded by the coding sequence GTGGAATCGCCCCAGCCGTTCAGGATTCTCACCGTCTGCACAGGGAACATCTGCCGCTCCCCCGTGGCCGAACGGTTGCTGCAAACGGGGCTCAACCAGGTAAGCCCCGGCTCCTTTGAGGTTCGCAGTGCCGGAACGCGGGCCATGGTGGGAGAACCCATCCAGCCGCTCTCAGCCCAAATCATCAGCACATTCCGCGGCAGCCCTGACGACTTCGCAGCCAGGCAACTGACCCCCCGGATCCTCAAAGAAACCGACCTGGTGCTGGCCATGACATCCAAGCACCGCGGCGAGGTCCTTCAGCTGGATGCGTCCCTGTTGAAGCGCACCTTCACCGTCCGCGAATTTGCCCGGATGCTGGCGGTGCTGGAGAACCGTGGCGATACTCCCCCGGCCGAAGACATCACGGACTTTTGGCGCGCACTTCCCAGCCGCGCGGCCTCAGTCCGCCACCTCGCGTTGCCCTCCGATCCTGCAGACAACGACGTGGTAGACCCCTACCGACGATCGGAAGAGGTCTACCACCAGATGGAGGATGAGCTGGCCCCGGCCATCCTGGGCATCCTCCGGTTCGCGCGCCTGACGGCGCCGGCCTAG
- a CDS encoding LysM domain-containing protein, producing MNMNDLDLQTSLTTKSGGDVRQPQSTKSKLLIAGAVLAILALIPLLFGVVNWATQPAGDVDQTVSQDQVPFSKGDGAQPPAALPVQDVEAEAAPPAAAVPAAVPAPAAPAPEPAAPAPDAVEAPIVAAVPAAPAGDPNLYTVASGDTVGSIASRYGVDVTAMLAANGLSAYSVIVPGQVLKLTGPPVAVVAPAPAPAPAAQAAPVQAPAAAAPAAAAPAPAPAPAPAPAVRTIYVAGAGGQSMVDACIGPIHYTPTNAYATFITEHDFCGGWGRFSGISVGETVSIPGYGTFTATGRGQVPNPGSTNDVAAVFGGFPAVVLQTCIPGTSQMLVIALN from the coding sequence ATGAATATGAATGACTTAGATCTTCAAACTTCCCTCACAACCAAGAGCGGTGGCGATGTTCGGCAGCCGCAGTCCACAAAATCCAAGCTGTTGATTGCCGGCGCAGTGCTCGCGATATTAGCTCTGATTCCCTTGCTTTTCGGCGTGGTGAACTGGGCGACGCAACCGGCAGGTGATGTTGACCAAACTGTTTCGCAGGACCAAGTCCCGTTCTCCAAAGGCGACGGGGCCCAACCGCCTGCAGCCCTGCCTGTCCAGGACGTGGAAGCAGAAGCTGCGCCGCCCGCAGCTGCAGTGCCCGCAGCGGTTCCTGCACCCGCAGCCCCGGCGCCGGAACCCGCAGCGCCGGCTCCGGATGCTGTGGAGGCACCGATAGTGGCGGCCGTCCCTGCAGCGCCGGCTGGTGACCCCAACCTCTACACGGTTGCTTCGGGGGACACGGTTGGTTCCATAGCTTCCCGCTACGGTGTGGATGTTACTGCCATGTTGGCTGCCAACGGACTCAGCGCCTATTCGGTGATCGTGCCGGGACAGGTCTTGAAGCTCACCGGACCGCCTGTGGCGGTAGTCGCACCAGCACCAGCACCGGCTCCAGCCGCTCAGGCTGCACCTGTCCAGGCACCAGCCGCGGCCGCTCCCGCTGCTGCCGCCCCAGCTCCGGCACCCGCTCCCGCTCCGGCGCCCGCCGTCAGGACCATCTACGTAGCAGGAGCCGGCGGGCAATCCATGGTGGATGCTTGCATCGGGCCGATTCACTACACGCCTACCAACGCCTACGCCACGTTCATCACGGAGCACGATTTCTGCGGAGGTTGGGGACGGTTCTCCGGCATCAGCGTGGGTGAAACCGTCTCCATTCCGGGTTACGGAACCTTCACGGCCACCGGCAGGGGCCAGGTACCCAATCCGGGAAGCACCAATGATGTGGCAGCAGTCTTCGGCGGATTTCCCGCAGTGGTCCTGCAGACCTGCATCCCGGGCACCAGTCAGATGCTGGTGATTGCGCTCAACTAA
- a CDS encoding LCP family protein, giving the protein MLLGFAAAVLVVGLIAGAYVFTLIQTFNSGSTRIENAFPEESTRPQKADGNTAMNILVMGSDTRGSDVDVETNAATNQRADTLMLVHLPADRKKAYAISLMRDLWIDIPGKGESKVNAALAYGGVPLMVQTVETLFDQRIDHVAMIDFEGFKGLTDALGGVEVDVKIPFAPSSGPMAGQTYKAGKQTFDGDEALAFVRERLAFSDGDYQRVRNQQGYLKSVMGKIIARETLTNPVTISNMVSAVSPFVSVDKNLDAAAIGSLSLSMKDVRAQDIVMFTLPTLGTGTSADGQSIVLADTTAIADIATALSKDQLGTYIVAHALDKGQ; this is encoded by the coding sequence GTGCTTTTAGGATTCGCGGCGGCAGTGCTTGTTGTTGGGCTTATTGCCGGGGCCTATGTATTCACGCTGATACAAACTTTCAACTCAGGCTCTACCAGGATTGAGAATGCCTTTCCTGAAGAGTCCACCCGGCCGCAGAAAGCCGACGGCAACACGGCAATGAACATTCTTGTGATGGGCAGTGATACACGCGGTTCTGACGTGGACGTTGAAACCAATGCCGCAACTAACCAGCGCGCCGACACTCTAATGTTGGTACACCTTCCCGCCGACCGAAAAAAAGCCTATGCAATATCCCTGATGCGGGATCTGTGGATTGATATTCCCGGAAAAGGCGAATCAAAGGTCAACGCCGCCCTCGCCTACGGTGGTGTCCCCCTGATGGTTCAAACTGTGGAGACGCTTTTTGATCAACGCATCGACCACGTAGCCATGATCGATTTCGAGGGCTTCAAGGGCCTCACCGATGCTCTTGGCGGCGTGGAGGTGGACGTGAAGATTCCGTTTGCGCCAAGCTCAGGACCCATGGCCGGACAGACCTATAAGGCTGGCAAGCAGACCTTTGATGGAGATGAAGCCCTCGCCTTTGTCCGTGAGCGATTGGCGTTCAGTGACGGCGACTACCAACGTGTGCGAAACCAACAGGGATACCTCAAGTCCGTGATGGGCAAAATCATTGCCCGCGAAACACTGACCAATCCGGTGACCATCAGCAACATGGTCTCGGCGGTGTCCCCGTTCGTGAGCGTGGATAAGAACCTTGATGCTGCTGCGATCGGCAGTCTCTCCCTGTCCATGAAGGATGTCCGGGCCCAGGACATAGTGATGTTTACCCTTCCCACCCTTGGCACGGGAACCTCAGCGGACGGGCAGTCGATTGTCCTGGCTGACACCACGGCGATCGCGGACATCGCCACCGCACTCTCCAAGGACCAATTGGGCACGTACATCGTGGCGCATGCCCTTGATAAAGGACAGTGA
- the lepB gene encoding signal peptidase I has product MTPKTVKARTLLRSPWIHVLLALMAVSLVQGFLVKVYSVPSGSMEQTLNVGDRVLVNRTAYTGSEPKRGDVVVFRKPAGWGPAPQRGTLRTGVGGFGEVTGIGPANTEYLAKRVVGLPGDAVECCDVGGHVTVNGGAVAEPYVFEDLAFITGSTDCSTTVRSPRCFGPILLGEDQYLLLGDHRSRSEDSVTACRAAGSTGSCVKTAGRADIIGRVDGFLFPFTKWGSAHTITQPLTSAQR; this is encoded by the coding sequence ATGACTCCCAAGACGGTGAAAGCCCGTACGCTGCTCCGCTCGCCATGGATTCACGTCCTGCTCGCACTGATGGCGGTGTCGCTGGTTCAGGGATTCCTTGTGAAGGTCTACTCGGTGCCGTCGGGCTCCATGGAGCAGACACTCAACGTAGGTGACCGGGTGCTGGTCAACCGCACCGCTTACACCGGCTCGGAACCCAAACGCGGCGACGTCGTTGTTTTCAGGAAACCGGCGGGATGGGGGCCAGCGCCCCAACGCGGCACCCTGCGCACAGGAGTTGGCGGGTTTGGTGAGGTGACCGGAATCGGCCCCGCCAACACCGAATACCTGGCCAAGCGGGTGGTCGGTTTGCCCGGCGATGCTGTGGAATGCTGTGACGTCGGCGGACACGTCACAGTCAATGGTGGGGCCGTTGCGGAACCCTACGTTTTCGAGGATCTCGCGTTCATTACCGGCAGCACGGACTGTTCGACGACGGTGAGGTCGCCGCGCTGCTTCGGGCCCATCCTTCTTGGCGAGGATCAGTACCTGCTCTTGGGCGACCACCGCTCCCGGTCCGAGGATTCCGTTACCGCCTGCCGGGCCGCGGGGTCAACGGGTAGCTGCGTCAAGACTGCCGGCCGCGCAGACATTATTGGCCGTGTGGACGGATTCCTGTTCCCGTTCACCAAGTGGGGAAGCGCCCACACCATCACACAGCCCCTCACCAGCGCCCAGCGATGA
- a CDS encoding VanZ family protein, with amino-acid sequence MLVRQYATWWLKTLFIAYLVALAFVVFLPAREASTVTGFVGVIAGWLSVLGIPQEAAGIGVEFMANIVMFVPFGVFVRLLKPTLWKWWPLALLAAASSGTIEVVQLLIPGRVTAWSDIVANTLGALAGLVVAKRLASTIR; translated from the coding sequence GTGCTTGTACGGCAGTACGCCACGTGGTGGCTAAAGACCCTTTTCATCGCCTACCTGGTTGCGCTCGCATTTGTTGTCTTCCTGCCCGCACGCGAAGCCAGCACGGTCACAGGTTTTGTGGGGGTCATTGCCGGCTGGCTTTCGGTTCTCGGCATTCCACAGGAGGCGGCGGGCATCGGAGTGGAATTCATGGCGAACATCGTCATGTTTGTCCCTTTCGGGGTGTTTGTCCGGCTGCTGAAACCAACGCTGTGGAAGTGGTGGCCGCTTGCCCTTCTCGCTGCTGCATCGTCCGGGACCATCGAAGTCGTTCAATTGCTGATACCTGGGCGGGTGACTGCTTGGTCGGACATCGTTGCCAACACCTTGGGGGCCTTGGCGGGCCTGGTGGTAGCCAAGAGGCTCGCGTCCACTATCCGGTAG